One stretch of Kiritimatiellaceae bacterium DNA includes these proteins:
- the alaS gene encoding alanine--tRNA ligase → MTSNEIRQSFLDFFQSKQHTLVKSGSLLPDSPNLLFTNAGMNQFVPIFLGQSNCPYSPGRAADTQKCIRAGGKHNDLDDVGLDTYHHTFFEMLGNWSFGDYFKKEAIDWAWELITKVWGFPKERLYATYFGGDDKMPADTEAQNFWLKYLPADHVVPGNRKDNFWMMGDTGPCGPCSELHVDLSPKGDGGAKMVNAGSAQCMEIWNLVFIQFNANPDGTFSPLPAKHVDTGMGFERACSVIQCTKGFKDFSGVISNYETDVFTPIFQALENMSGKKYGSSLTDPTDIAFRVIADHIRCLSFSIADGIAPSNEGRGYVLRRILRRAVRYGRALGFREPFFYKLADTVADSFGDAFPELRKNADRVQKTLKAEEESFNRTLDRGLDLFEQVVSTLSSVAEVRDLGPRSGIATTVFPANEAFRLYDTYGFPLDLTELLARERGLTVDVPGFEKLMEEQRNRARADHAKKKTVVTVESEGLEVNPTVFIGFDNLEAEALVEAISPVVAAIPDRGSSVAEVRDLGPRSGIAATEYNIILDKTPCYAEMGGQSGDTGRIRLIADENLIGELQILDTQKQGELIVHRAKLVSGRAPEPGEGVLVDVDAERRADIQRHHTATHLFHWALHNVVSKESRQRGSLVAPERMRFDFNSPEKISDEQIAKIEKLVNDRIKANEPVYWTEVPFTEVQKQPSIQQFFGEKYGDTVRVLQMGGHKGKFDGFSMELCGGCHVRNTGDIGLFKVMRESAIAAGIRRIEAVCGKFAKQFIEEQKAAGAAEAERTKEVERQKQLAKQRQAEMQAKAPAIAEELLGKIKDGLLIENMGEADAELLSAVMDALQPKLTSAVVILGGVSDGKVALVCAVTPDLVKAGKNAGKIVGAIAKQCGGGGGGKPDRAQAGGKLPEKLAEALDSAGKSI, encoded by the coding sequence ATGACTTCTAACGAAATCCGCCAGTCGTTCCTCGATTTCTTCCAATCGAAACAGCACACCCTCGTCAAATCCGGCAGCCTGCTGCCCGACTCCCCGAACTTGCTGTTCACCAACGCCGGAATGAACCAGTTCGTGCCGATCTTCCTCGGCCAGTCGAACTGCCCCTACTCGCCGGGCCGCGCCGCCGACACCCAGAAGTGCATCCGCGCCGGTGGCAAGCATAACGACCTCGACGACGTCGGCCTCGACACCTACCACCACACCTTTTTTGAAATGCTCGGCAACTGGTCCTTCGGCGACTACTTCAAAAAAGAAGCTATCGACTGGGCGTGGGAACTGATCACCAAAGTCTGGGGCTTCCCGAAAGAGCGCCTCTACGCCACCTACTTCGGCGGCGACGACAAAATGCCCGCCGACACCGAAGCGCAGAACTTCTGGCTGAAATATCTCCCGGCCGACCACGTCGTCCCCGGCAACCGCAAAGACAACTTCTGGATGATGGGCGATACCGGCCCGTGCGGCCCGTGCTCCGAACTGCACGTTGACCTTTCCCCGAAAGGCGACGGCGGCGCAAAGATGGTCAACGCCGGTTCCGCGCAATGCATGGAAATATGGAACCTCGTCTTCATCCAGTTTAACGCCAACCCCGACGGAACCTTCTCGCCGCTCCCGGCCAAACACGTTGACACCGGTATGGGCTTCGAGCGCGCCTGTTCCGTCATCCAGTGCACCAAAGGCTTCAAGGATTTCTCCGGCGTCATCTCCAACTATGAAACCGATGTCTTCACACCGATCTTCCAAGCTCTGGAAAACATGAGCGGCAAAAAATACGGCAGTTCGCTCACCGATCCGACCGACATCGCCTTCCGCGTTATCGCCGACCACATCCGCTGTCTCAGCTTTTCCATCGCCGACGGCATCGCGCCGTCGAACGAAGGCCGCGGCTACGTTCTGCGCCGCATCTTGCGCCGCGCCGTCCGCTACGGTCGCGCCCTCGGTTTCCGCGAGCCCTTCTTCTACAAACTCGCCGACACCGTCGCCGACAGCTTCGGCGACGCCTTCCCCGAACTGCGCAAAAATGCGGACCGCGTTCAGAAAACCCTCAAAGCCGAAGAAGAATCCTTCAACCGCACCCTCGACCGCGGCCTCGACCTGTTCGAGCAGGTTGTTTCAACCCTTTCTTCTGTAGCCGAGGTCCGCGACCTCGGTCCGCGATCAGGGATCGCGACTACAGTTTTCCCGGCCAACGAAGCCTTCCGGCTTTACGACACCTACGGTTTCCCGCTCGATCTCACCGAACTGCTGGCCCGCGAACGCGGCCTGACCGTCGATGTCCCCGGTTTTGAAAAACTGATGGAAGAACAGCGCAACCGCGCCCGCGCCGACCACGCCAAAAAGAAAACCGTCGTCACCGTCGAGAGCGAAGGTCTCGAAGTGAACCCGACCGTCTTCATCGGTTTCGATAACCTCGAAGCCGAAGCGCTGGTTGAAGCGATCTCCCCAGTTGTAGCCGCGATCCCTGATCGCGGTTCTTCTGTAGCCGAGGTCCGTGACCTCGGTCCGCGATCAGGGATCGCGGCTACAGAATATAACATCATCTTGGACAAAACTCCGTGCTACGCCGAAATGGGCGGACAGTCCGGCGACACCGGTAGAATCCGGCTCATCGCCGACGAAAATCTGATCGGCGAATTGCAGATTCTCGATACGCAAAAACAGGGCGAACTGATCGTCCACCGCGCCAAGCTGGTTTCCGGCCGCGCGCCGGAGCCGGGCGAAGGCGTGCTCGTTGACGTCGATGCGGAGCGCCGCGCCGATATTCAGCGCCACCACACCGCCACCCACCTTTTCCACTGGGCGCTGCACAACGTCGTCAGTAAAGAATCCCGCCAGCGCGGCTCGCTCGTCGCGCCGGAACGGATGCGCTTCGACTTCAACTCGCCGGAAAAAATTTCCGACGAACAGATCGCCAAAATCGAAAAGCTGGTCAACGACCGGATTAAAGCCAACGAGCCGGTTTACTGGACCGAAGTTCCGTTCACCGAAGTACAGAAACAACCCAGCATCCAGCAGTTCTTCGGCGAAAAATACGGCGACACCGTCCGCGTTCTCCAGATGGGCGGACACAAAGGTAAGTTCGACGGTTTCTCGATGGAACTGTGCGGTGGCTGTCACGTCCGCAACACCGGCGACATCGGTCTCTTCAAAGTCATGCGCGAATCGGCCATCGCCGCCGGTATCCGCCGTATCGAAGCCGTCTGCGGAAAATTCGCCAAACAGTTTATCGAAGAGCAAAAGGCCGCCGGCGCCGCTGAAGCGGAACGCACCAAAGAAGTGGAACGCCAGAAACAGCTCGCCAAGCAAAGACAGGCCGAAATGCAAGCGAAGGCTCCGGCGATTGCGGAAGAACTGCTCGGCAAAATCAAAGACGGATTGCTCATCGAAAACATGGGCGAAGCCGACGCCGAATTGCTCAGCGCCGTCATGGACGCGCTTCAGCCGAAACTCACCAGTGCCGTCGTCATCCTCGGCGGAGTTTCCGACGGTAAAGTCGCTTTGGTTTGCGCCGTCACACCGGATTTAGTCAAAGCCGGAAAGAACGCCGGAAAAATCGTCGGCGCGATTGCCAAGCAGTGCGGCGGCGGCGGCGGCGGCAAACCCGACCGCGCCCAGGCTGGCGGCAAACTGCCCGAAAAACTGGCGGAGGCTCTGGATAGTGCAGGGAAATCGATCTAG
- the glgB gene encoding 1,4-alpha-glucan branching protein GlgB — translation METRPKLTDFDLFLHGKGTHYRTYEKFGAHLLEEGGKQGVYFAVWAPNAQHVSVIGSFNNWEAWIHPMKLIGNSGIWELFIPGVKEGDPYKFEIKGPDGFWAQKADPYAFSAEVRPRTASVVCDLSRYQWSDAAWIKQRGQTKWHEKPISVYEVHLGSWKRNVEQGNRWLTYRELAEQLIPYVKELGYTHIELMPIAEHPFDGSWGYQTGGYYAPTSRFGSPDDFRHFVDCCHQENIGVILDWVPAHFPKDAHGLGYFDGTHLYEHSDPRQGEHMDWGTLIFNYGRNEVSGFLLSNAIFWAHEYHIDGLRVDAVASMLYLDYSREAGQWIPNKYGGRENLEAIEFIKHFNSMVHAECPGFLTFAEESTAFPQVSHPVDIGGLGFDFKWNMGWMNDTLKYFSKDPVHRKYHQGDLTFSMIYAFTENFILPFSHDEVVHGKASLLDKMPGDFWQKFANQRLLFAYMFAHPGKKLLFMGCEIGQWREWDAATSLDWNLLAYDPHRKLKTLVQRLNGLYTGESALYDIESSWQGFDWIDFQDAESSVVSFLRKGRDPQEIIVCALNLTPTPRLGYRIGLPQAGDWKVILNTDAATYGGSDSGPKETDVYDAHHLPWHGKGFSIQLDLPPLGALMLKFQR, via the coding sequence ATGGAAACGAGACCGAAGCTGACGGACTTTGACCTGTTCCTGCACGGCAAAGGAACGCATTACCGGACGTATGAAAAGTTCGGCGCGCACCTGCTGGAAGAAGGCGGCAAGCAGGGCGTCTATTTCGCGGTCTGGGCGCCGAATGCTCAGCACGTCAGTGTGATCGGCTCGTTCAATAACTGGGAAGCGTGGATTCATCCGATGAAACTCATCGGCAATTCCGGCATCTGGGAGTTGTTCATTCCCGGTGTCAAAGAAGGCGACCCGTATAAATTTGAGATCAAAGGGCCGGACGGATTCTGGGCGCAAAAGGCCGATCCATATGCTTTTTCCGCCGAAGTGCGTCCGCGCACGGCGTCGGTCGTTTGCGACCTCAGCCGTTATCAGTGGAGCGATGCCGCGTGGATTAAACAGCGCGGGCAGACCAAGTGGCACGAAAAGCCGATTAGTGTTTATGAAGTCCATCTCGGATCGTGGAAGCGCAACGTTGAGCAGGGTAACCGCTGGCTGACGTACCGTGAGCTGGCCGAACAGCTGATTCCTTATGTCAAAGAGCTGGGCTACACGCATATTGAACTGATGCCGATTGCCGAGCATCCGTTCGACGGTTCGTGGGGTTATCAGACTGGCGGCTATTATGCGCCGACCTCGCGGTTCGGTTCGCCGGACGATTTTCGCCATTTTGTGGATTGCTGCCATCAGGAAAATATCGGCGTGATTCTCGACTGGGTTCCGGCGCATTTTCCGAAAGACGCGCACGGCCTCGGCTACTTCGACGGCACACATCTTTATGAGCATTCCGATCCGCGCCAGGGCGAGCACATGGATTGGGGCACGCTGATTTTCAACTATGGCCGCAACGAAGTGAGCGGCTTCCTGCTTTCGAACGCCATCTTCTGGGCGCATGAATATCACATCGACGGCCTGCGTGTGGACGCCGTCGCCAGTATGCTGTATCTGGACTATTCCCGCGAAGCTGGACAGTGGATTCCAAATAAATACGGCGGACGCGAAAACCTCGAAGCGATTGAATTTATCAAACACTTCAACAGCATGGTACACGCGGAATGCCCCGGCTTTCTGACGTTTGCCGAAGAATCCACCGCCTTCCCGCAGGTTTCGCATCCGGTTGATATCGGCGGCCTCGGCTTCGACTTCAAGTGGAACATGGGCTGGATGAACGACACGCTGAAATATTTCAGTAAAGATCCGGTTCACCGGAAATACCATCAGGGCGACCTGACGTTTTCCATGATCTACGCCTTCACCGAAAACTTCATCCTGCCGTTCTCACACGACGAAGTCGTTCACGGCAAAGCCTCACTGCTCGACAAAATGCCCGGCGACTTCTGGCAGAAGTTCGCCAACCAGCGCCTGCTCTTTGCCTATATGTTTGCGCATCCCGGCAAGAAACTGCTTTTCATGGGATGCGAGATCGGCCAGTGGCGCGAATGGGACGCCGCGACCAGCCTCGACTGGAACCTGCTCGCCTACGATCCGCACCGGAAACTCAAAACGCTGGTTCAGCGGCTGAACGGCCTCTACACCGGCGAATCCGCGCTCTACGATATTGAATCTTCCTGGCAGGGTTTCGACTGGATTGACTTTCAGGATGCGGAAAGTTCCGTCGTTTCATTTCTCCGCAAAGGGCGCGACCCGCAGGAAATCATTGTTTGCGCGCTTAACCTCACGCCGACGCCGCGCCTTGGTTATCGCATCGGCCTGCCGCAGGCCGGCGACTGGAAAGTCATTCTTAATACCGACGCCGCCACCTACGGCGGAAGCGACTCTGGCCCGAAAGAAACCGATGTTTACGACGCGCACCACCTGCCGTGGCACGGCAAAGGATTCTCCATCCAGCTCGACCTGCCGCCGCTCGGCGCACTCATGCTCAAGTTCCAGCGGTGA
- a CDS encoding zinc chelation protein SecC, whose product MIECPCGSGKNFQGCCGQWLSGKQSAPTAEALMRSRYTAYVLKNVDYLVKTALPASREPDLAESIRDWIGQVTWQKLHVLQVGAGGRSDNEGTVEFIAEFIGPRGADRHHERSLFKKVRGIWYYAEAIQ is encoded by the coding sequence ATAATCGAATGCCCGTGCGGGAGCGGGAAAAATTTTCAGGGCTGTTGCGGGCAGTGGCTTTCCGGAAAACAAAGCGCACCGACGGCGGAGGCGCTGATGCGTTCGCGCTATACCGCCTACGTTTTGAAGAATGTCGATTATCTGGTGAAGACCGCCCTGCCCGCGTCGCGCGAACCCGATCTGGCGGAATCAATCCGGGACTGGATCGGTCAGGTGACGTGGCAGAAACTGCATGTGCTCCAGGTTGGAGCCGGCGGACGTTCCGATAACGAAGGCACGGTTGAATTCATCGCCGAGTTTATCGGCCCGCGCGGTGCCGACCGCCACCACGAGCGCTCGCTGTTCAAGAAAGTCCGCGGCATCTGGTATTACGCCGAAGCCATTCAGTAA
- a CDS encoding amidophosphoribosyltransferase → MSDWIGHECGIAAIRLLKPFEYYVEKYGSPAFAINRLYLLMEKQHNRGQDGAGAAVIKLDVEPGKPFIFRSRSADKDPIARVHQEMLAALAESQAENPANANDPVWLKRNAKFAGELLLGHLRYGTRGRGGIDFCHPFLRPSNWRSRNLVLAGNFNLTNNDELFDALVELGQHPIDETDTVMVLEKIGHFLDEENDRLFREFRKEGVERSAISEKISDHLDLVTVLKRAVKNFDGGYTMAGIIGNGDLFVMRDACGIRPGFFYHDDEFVVVASERPAIQTAFDVPIDAVQEIKPGHALIVRRNGEVLHEPISDVQEIRPCSFERIYFSRGTDRDIYGERKQLGRQLTEPVLKAVDYDLDNTVFSYIPNTADAAFYGLMEGAKAYVADRAKYHILHERNLTAERIAELVNYQPRMEKIMTKDAKLRTFITADADRRDLVSLVYDTTYGVVKKTDTLVILDDSIVRGTTLRESILRILDRLNPKKIVIVSSAPEIRYPDCYGIDMSKLKDFVAFQAAVALVKETGRDTILKNIYDACKASLELPRDQVQNEVQALYKLFKPNEVEKKIAAILRPSDLKAEFQVIYQSIEGLHAACPKHKGDWYFTGDYPTPGGNRVVNRSFVNFMENSDARAY, encoded by the coding sequence ATGAGTGACTGGATTGGCCATGAATGCGGCATCGCCGCGATCCGGCTCTTGAAGCCGTTCGAATATTACGTCGAAAAGTACGGTTCACCCGCTTTCGCCATTAACCGCCTGTATCTGCTGATGGAAAAGCAGCATAACCGCGGGCAGGACGGTGCTGGCGCGGCGGTCATCAAGTTGGATGTCGAGCCGGGCAAGCCGTTTATCTTCCGTTCGCGTTCCGCAGACAAAGACCCGATTGCGCGGGTTCATCAGGAAATGCTGGCGGCGCTGGCGGAATCGCAGGCCGAAAATCCGGCGAACGCAAACGATCCGGTCTGGCTGAAGCGCAACGCGAAGTTTGCCGGCGAACTGCTGCTGGGCCATCTGCGTTACGGCACACGCGGCCGCGGCGGCATTGATTTCTGTCATCCGTTCCTGCGGCCGAGCAACTGGCGCAGCCGCAATCTGGTGCTGGCGGGTAATTTTAATCTGACCAACAACGATGAACTTTTTGACGCGCTGGTCGAGTTGGGTCAGCATCCGATCGATGAAACCGATACGGTGATGGTGCTGGAAAAGATCGGCCATTTCCTCGACGAAGAGAACGACCGTCTTTTTCGTGAGTTCCGCAAGGAAGGTGTGGAGCGCTCGGCGATTTCAGAAAAAATTTCCGATCATCTCGATTTGGTAACCGTGCTGAAGCGGGCCGTGAAGAATTTTGACGGCGGCTACACGATGGCGGGTATTATCGGTAACGGCGATCTGTTTGTCATGCGCGACGCCTGCGGTATCCGCCCCGGATTTTTCTACCACGACGATGAGTTTGTGGTGGTGGCTTCTGAGCGACCGGCCATTCAAACGGCGTTTGATGTGCCGATTGACGCGGTTCAGGAAATCAAACCGGGTCATGCGCTGATTGTCCGTAGAAACGGCGAGGTGCTGCATGAACCGATTTCAGACGTGCAGGAAATCCGGCCGTGTTCCTTTGAGCGGATTTATTTTTCGCGCGGAACCGACCGCGACATTTACGGCGAGCGCAAACAGCTGGGCCGCCAGCTGACCGAGCCGGTTCTGAAGGCGGTGGACTATGATCTCGATAACACCGTGTTCTCCTACATTCCGAACACGGCCGACGCCGCATTTTACGGTTTGATGGAAGGGGCGAAAGCCTACGTCGCCGACCGGGCAAAATATCACATTCTGCATGAACGGAACCTGACCGCCGAGCGAATCGCCGAGCTGGTGAATTATCAGCCGCGCATGGAAAAGATCATGACGAAGGACGCCAAGCTGCGCACCTTTATCACCGCTGACGCCGACCGGCGCGATCTGGTTTCGCTGGTGTATGACACGACCTACGGCGTGGTCAAAAAAACCGACACGCTGGTGATCCTCGACGATTCGATTGTGCGCGGCACGACGCTCCGCGAGAGTATCTTGCGGATTCTTGACCGGCTGAATCCGAAGAAAATCGTTATCGTTTCCTCGGCTCCGGAAATCCGCTATCCGGACTGCTACGGCATCGATATGTCGAAGCTGAAGGATTTCGTTGCGTTTCAGGCGGCCGTCGCGCTGGTGAAGGAAACCGGACGCGATACGATCCTGAAGAATATCTATGACGCCTGTAAAGCGAGCCTCGAACTGCCGCGCGATCAGGTTCAGAACGAAGTGCAGGCGCTTTACAAACTCTTCAAACCGAATGAAGTGGAGAAAAAAATCGCGGCGATTCTGCGACCGTCCGACCTCAAGGCTGAGTTTCAGGTGATCTACCAGAGCATCGAAGGATTGCACGCCGCCTGTCCGAAGCATAAGGGCGACTGGTATTTTACCGGCGACTATCCCACGCCCGGCGGCAATCGCGTCGTCAACCGCTCGTTTGTCAACTTCATGGAAAACAGCGACGCGAGGGCTTACTGA